In one window of Streptomyces roseofulvus DNA:
- a CDS encoding NYN domain-containing protein yields the protein MNDATHPAPPAAAPAPDALAALEAGLERTNELLRRMLAEVAKTPSTHAIFVDAGYVHASAGLLVTGSGDRRSFDLDAEGLIEAFIDTARTVFADSRLLRVYWYDGARRRIHTPEQQSIAELPDVKVRLGNLNADNQQKGVDSLIRTDLESLARHRAISDAALVGGDEDLVSAVEAAQGYGARVHLWGIEAADGPNQAEALLWEVDSRRTFDLDFCRPYVTRRPVTMHENESEPPPSRDEVRFMGAQIAATWLGERGRDRLAELLPGDPYLPAAVDQDLLVEAESRLSRSLRGHGALRRALRDGFWQHLRAQY from the coding sequence ATGAACGACGCCACGCACCCCGCTCCGCCCGCCGCCGCACCCGCTCCCGACGCGCTCGCCGCGCTGGAGGCCGGCCTGGAGCGCACCAACGAGCTCCTGCGGCGGATGCTGGCCGAGGTCGCCAAGACCCCGTCCACGCACGCCATCTTCGTCGACGCCGGTTACGTCCATGCTTCGGCCGGGTTGCTGGTGACGGGTTCCGGGGACCGGCGCTCCTTCGACCTCGACGCCGAGGGCCTGATCGAGGCGTTCATCGACACCGCCCGGACGGTCTTCGCCGACAGCCGGCTGCTGCGCGTGTACTGGTACGACGGCGCCCGCCGCCGCATCCACACCCCGGAACAGCAGTCGATCGCCGAGCTGCCCGACGTCAAGGTCCGCCTCGGCAACCTCAACGCCGACAACCAGCAGAAGGGCGTCGACTCCCTCATCCGCACCGACCTGGAGTCGCTCGCCCGCCACCGCGCCATCAGCGACGCCGCCCTCGTCGGCGGCGACGAGGACCTGGTCTCCGCCGTCGAGGCCGCCCAGGGCTACGGCGCCCGCGTCCACCTCTGGGGCATCGAGGCCGCCGACGGCCCCAACCAGGCCGAGGCGCTGCTCTGGGAGGTCGACAGCAGGCGCACCTTCGACCTCGACTTCTGCCGGCCGTACGTCACCCGGCGCCCGGTCACCATGCACGAGAACGAGTCCGAGCCGCCGCCCTCGCGCGACGAGGTCCGCTTCATGGGCGCCCAGATCGCCGCCACCTGGCTCGGAGAACGCGGCCGCGACCGGCTCGCCGAACTCCTGCCCGGCGACCCGTACCTCCCCGCCGCCGTCGACCAGGACCTCCTCGTCGAGGCCGAGTCCCGGCTCAGCCGCTCGCTGCGCGGCCACGGCGCCCTCCGCCGCGCGCTGCGCGACGGCTTCTGGCAGCACCTCAGGGCGCAGTACTGA
- a CDS encoding Mrp/NBP35 family ATP-binding protein — MATEDAVLEALATVNDPEINRPITELGMVKSVEIGPDGKVAVTVYLTVSGCPMRDTITQRVTEAVSRVEGVTGVDVTLDVMSDEQRKELAAALRGTTAEREVPFAKPGSLTRVYAVASGKGGVGKSSVTVNLAAAMAADGLKVGVVDADIYGHSVPRMLGADGRPTQVENMIMPPSANGVKVISIGMFTPGNAPVVWRGPMLHRALQQFLADVYWGDLDVLLLDLPPGTGDIAISVAQLVPNAEILVVTTPQQAAAEVAERAGSIAVQTHQKIVGVVENMAGLPCPHCDEMVDVFGTGGGQLVADGLSRTTGTTVPVLGSIPIDVRLREGGDDGRPVVLSNPDSPAGAALRAIAGKLGGRQRGLSGLSLGITPRNKF, encoded by the coding sequence ATGGCTACGGAAGACGCGGTGCTCGAAGCACTGGCGACGGTGAACGACCCCGAGATCAATCGTCCGATCACGGAACTCGGCATGGTCAAGTCGGTGGAGATCGGACCGGACGGCAAGGTCGCGGTGACGGTCTACCTGACGGTCTCCGGCTGCCCGATGCGCGACACCATCACGCAACGCGTCACCGAGGCCGTCTCCCGCGTCGAGGGCGTCACCGGCGTCGACGTGACGCTGGACGTGATGAGCGACGAGCAGCGCAAGGAGCTGGCGGCGGCGCTGCGCGGCACCACCGCCGAGCGCGAGGTGCCCTTCGCGAAGCCGGGCTCGCTGACCCGGGTGTACGCGGTCGCCTCCGGCAAGGGCGGCGTCGGCAAGTCCTCGGTGACCGTGAACCTGGCGGCGGCGATGGCCGCCGACGGTCTGAAGGTCGGTGTCGTCGACGCGGACATCTACGGCCACAGCGTGCCGCGGATGCTGGGCGCGGACGGGCGTCCGACCCAGGTCGAGAACATGATCATGCCGCCGTCGGCGAACGGCGTGAAGGTCATCTCGATCGGCATGTTCACCCCGGGCAACGCGCCGGTGGTGTGGCGCGGCCCGATGCTGCACCGCGCGCTCCAGCAGTTCCTGGCGGACGTGTACTGGGGCGACCTGGACGTCCTGCTGCTCGACCTGCCGCCGGGCACCGGCGACATCGCGATCTCCGTCGCGCAGCTGGTGCCGAACGCGGAGATCCTCGTCGTGACGACCCCGCAGCAGGCGGCGGCCGAGGTCGCAGAGCGGGCCGGTTCGATCGCCGTGCAGACCCACCAGAAGATCGTGGGTGTGGTCGAGAACATGGCGGGCCTGCCGTGTCCGCACTGCGACGAGATGGTGGACGTCTTCGGCACGGGCGGCGGCCAGCTGGTCGCGGACGGCCTGTCCCGCACCACGGGTACGACGGTCCCGGTCCTCGGCTCCATCCCGATCGACGTCCGTCTCCGCGAGGGCGGCGACGACGGCCGGCCGGTCGTCCTCTCGAACCCGGACTCCCCGGCCGGCGCCGCCCTCCGTGCCATCGCCGGGAAGCTCGGCGGCCGCCAGCGCGGCCTCTCCGGCCTGAGCCTCGGCATCACGCCGCGCAACAAGTTCTGA
- a CDS encoding magnesium and cobalt transport protein CorA has protein sequence MSMIRDLRAAVRPSLRPSLRKTPTTYTNYDPTRDHSASSAIVDCAVYRDGRRIDDRACLTPRGAMSQVRESGGFAWIGLHEPTEAEFAGIAAEFGLHPLAVEDAVHAHQRPKLERYDDTLFTVFKTIHYVEHAELTATSEVVETGEVMCFTGPDFVITVRHGGQGSLRNLRHRLQGEPELLAKGPSAVLHALADHVVDGYIAVADAVELDIDQLEIDVFSPAAKGSKRGTDTGRIYQLKREVLEFKRAVTPLLRPMQLLSERPMRLVDPDIQKYFRDVADHLARVQEQVVGFDELLNSILQANLAQATVAQNEDMRKITSWAAIVAVPTAVCGVYGMNFAYMPELQWKYGYPMVLGGIAVICFTIHRTLKRNGWL, from the coding sequence ATGTCGATGATCCGTGACCTGCGCGCCGCCGTTCGGCCGAGCCTGCGCCCGAGCCTGCGCAAGACCCCGACCACGTACACGAACTACGACCCGACCCGCGACCACTCCGCCTCCAGCGCCATCGTCGACTGCGCCGTCTACCGCGACGGGCGCAGGATCGACGACCGCGCCTGCCTCACCCCGCGCGGCGCCATGTCGCAGGTGCGGGAGTCCGGCGGCTTCGCGTGGATCGGGCTGCACGAGCCGACCGAGGCCGAATTCGCCGGTATCGCCGCCGAGTTCGGACTCCACCCGCTCGCCGTCGAGGACGCCGTCCACGCCCACCAGCGGCCCAAGCTGGAGCGGTACGACGACACCCTCTTCACCGTCTTCAAGACGATCCACTACGTCGAGCACGCCGAACTCACCGCCACCAGCGAGGTGGTGGAGACCGGCGAGGTGATGTGCTTCACCGGCCCCGACTTCGTCATCACCGTCCGGCACGGCGGCCAGGGCTCGCTGCGCAACCTCCGGCACCGCCTCCAGGGCGAGCCGGAGCTGCTCGCCAAGGGTCCCTCCGCCGTCCTGCACGCCCTCGCCGACCACGTCGTCGACGGCTACATCGCGGTCGCCGACGCCGTCGAACTCGACATCGACCAGCTGGAGATCGACGTCTTCTCGCCGGCCGCGAAGGGCTCCAAGCGCGGCACCGACACCGGCCGGATCTACCAGCTCAAGCGCGAGGTGCTGGAGTTCAAGCGGGCCGTCACCCCGCTGCTGCGCCCGATGCAGCTGCTGAGCGAGCGGCCCATGCGGCTGGTCGACCCCGACATCCAGAAGTACTTCCGGGACGTCGCCGACCACCTCGCCCGCGTCCAGGAGCAGGTCGTCGGCTTCGACGAGCTGCTGAACTCGATCCTCCAGGCCAACCTGGCGCAGGCGACCGTCGCCCAGAACGAGGACATGCGCAAGATCACCTCGTGGGCGGCGATCGTCGCCGTCCCCACGGCGGTCTGCGGGGTCTACGGCATGAACTTCGCGTACATGCCGGAGCTGCAGTGGAAGTACGGCTATCCGATGGTGCTGGGCGGCATCGCCGTCATCTGCTTCACCATCCACCGCACCCTGAAGCGCAACGGCTGGCTCTGA
- a CDS encoding DUF6758 family protein, which produces MRGEPSCPKCGGRVRAPGLFADSWQCDVHGPVHPLQPVVPPSVEALSVVVQRSHVPVWMPWPLPVGWLFTGVTYAGDDRSGGRATAVACSGPGPLGGIGELLLVAEELGVGLGARYAGIDGPDPGSGMAIDKPPQAKVLAGGRPTPLWHVTGTPHDRAVFAGEARGLWLWAIVWPEQSGLLMYDELVLTDLRDAGAEVELLPCGALTPRLLG; this is translated from the coding sequence ATGAGGGGCGAACCCAGTTGTCCGAAGTGTGGTGGTCGGGTCAGGGCGCCCGGTCTCTTCGCCGACTCCTGGCAGTGCGACGTGCACGGGCCCGTGCATCCGCTGCAGCCCGTCGTCCCGCCGAGCGTCGAAGCCCTCTCCGTCGTCGTCCAGCGCTCCCACGTGCCCGTCTGGATGCCCTGGCCGCTCCCGGTCGGCTGGCTCTTCACCGGGGTGACCTACGCCGGTGACGACCGCAGCGGCGGACGCGCCACCGCCGTCGCCTGCTCCGGTCCCGGCCCGCTCGGCGGCATCGGCGAGCTGCTGCTCGTCGCCGAGGAGCTGGGCGTCGGCCTCGGCGCCCGGTACGCCGGCATCGACGGCCCCGACCCCGGCTCCGGCATGGCGATCGACAAGCCGCCGCAGGCCAAGGTCCTCGCCGGCGGCCGTCCCACCCCGCTCTGGCACGTCACCGGCACCCCGCACGACCGGGCCGTCTTCGCCGGCGAGGCCCGCGGGCTCTGGCTCTGGGCGATCGTCTGGCCCGAGCAGTCCGGGCTCCTCATGTACGACGAGCTGGTCCTCACCGACCTGCGGGACGCGGGCGCCGAGGTCGAGCTGCTGCCCTGCGGGGCGCTCACTCCGCGCCTGCTCGGCTGA
- a CDS encoding suppressor of fused domain protein — MGEVLALVEARLRTALGEPDARAAVTFLGTDRIEVLRFVDAEEGLVRYATLGMSAAPMADPTAALADPVKGPRAELVLTVRLGRADTDKVLRPLAVLAATPQVEGVIVAPGASLDVGEPLWPGAGFSSVLVAESGGLVEDLELDAPMDPVRFLPLLPMTPNEAAWKRVHGAQALEERWLAKGTDLRDPLRGSVALD, encoded by the coding sequence ATGGGAGAAGTTCTTGCACTGGTCGAGGCCCGGCTGCGTACGGCCCTCGGCGAGCCGGACGCGCGGGCCGCGGTGACCTTCCTCGGTACCGACCGCATCGAGGTGCTCCGCTTCGTCGACGCGGAGGAGGGGCTGGTGCGCTACGCCACGCTCGGCATGTCGGCGGCGCCGATGGCCGATCCGACGGCCGCGCTCGCCGACCCGGTGAAGGGTCCCCGCGCCGAACTGGTCCTGACCGTACGCCTCGGGCGCGCCGACACCGACAAGGTGCTGCGCCCGCTGGCGGTGCTCGCGGCGACCCCTCAGGTGGAGGGCGTGATCGTGGCCCCCGGCGCCTCGCTGGACGTCGGTGAGCCGCTGTGGCCGGGGGCCGGCTTCAGCTCGGTCCTGGTCGCCGAGTCGGGCGGTCTGGTCGAGGACCTGGAGCTGGACGCGCCGATGGACCCGGTGCGCTTCCTGCCGCTGCTGCCGATGACCCCGAACGAGGCCGCCTGGAAGCGGGTGCACGGGGCGCAGGCCCTGGAGGAGCGCTGGCTCGCGAAGGGCACGGACCTGCGGGATCCGCTGCGGGGGTCCGTGGCCCTGGACTGA
- a CDS encoding magnesium transporter MgtE N-terminal domain-containing protein yields MAAGAPRIFVSHLAGVPVFDPVGDQVGRVSDLVAMLRVGRRPPRLLGMVVEVLSRRRVFVPMTRITGVESGQVITTGVVNMRRFEQRPTERLVLGELLDRRVTLVESGEEVTVLDIAIQQLPARRDWEIDKVFVRRGKGGALRRKGEALTVEWSAVTGFSLEEHGQGAESLVATFEKLRPADLANALHHLSPKRRAEVAAALDDDRLADVLEELPEDDQVEILGKLKEERAADVLEAMDPDDAADLLNELPEEEKERLLTLMRPDDAADVRRLMSYEERTAGGLMTTEPIVLRPDATVADALARVRQQDLSPALAAQVYVCRPPDETPTGKYLGTVHFQRLLRDPPFTLVSSLVDSDLPPLGPDTPLPAVTSYFAAYNLVAAPVVDESGSLLGAVTVDDVLDHLLPDDWRETEFHEEGVRGG; encoded by the coding sequence ATGGCGGCAGGCGCCCCCCGGATCTTCGTCTCCCACCTCGCCGGCGTGCCCGTCTTCGACCCGGTCGGCGACCAGGTGGGCCGGGTCAGCGACCTGGTCGCGATGCTCCGCGTCGGCCGCCGCCCGCCCCGGCTCCTCGGCATGGTCGTGGAGGTGCTGAGCCGGCGCCGGGTCTTCGTCCCGATGACCCGGATCACCGGCGTCGAGTCCGGCCAGGTCATCACCACCGGCGTGGTCAACATGCGCCGCTTCGAGCAGCGGCCGACCGAGCGGCTCGTCCTCGGCGAGCTCCTCGACCGGCGGGTCACCCTGGTCGAGAGCGGCGAGGAGGTCACCGTCCTCGACATCGCCATCCAGCAGCTGCCGGCCCGCCGCGACTGGGAGATCGACAAGGTCTTCGTCCGCCGGGGCAAGGGCGGCGCGCTGCGCCGCAAGGGCGAGGCGCTGACCGTCGAGTGGTCGGCCGTCACCGGCTTCTCCCTGGAGGAGCACGGGCAGGGCGCCGAGAGCCTCGTCGCCACCTTCGAGAAGCTCCGCCCCGCCGACCTGGCCAACGCCCTCCACCACCTCTCCCCCAAGCGGCGCGCCGAGGTCGCCGCCGCCCTCGACGACGACCGGCTCGCCGACGTCCTGGAGGAGCTGCCGGAGGACGACCAGGTGGAGATCCTCGGCAAGCTGAAGGAGGAGCGGGCCGCCGACGTCCTGGAGGCGATGGACCCGGACGACGCCGCCGACCTCCTCAACGAGCTGCCGGAGGAGGAGAAGGAACGGCTGCTCACCCTGATGCGGCCGGACGACGCCGCCGACGTGCGCCGCCTGATGTCGTACGAGGAGCGCACCGCGGGCGGTCTGATGACCACCGAGCCGATCGTGCTGCGCCCGGACGCCACCGTCGCGGACGCGCTCGCCCGGGTCCGGCAGCAGGACCTGTCGCCGGCGCTCGCGGCGCAGGTGTACGTGTGCCGGCCGCCGGACGAGACGCCGACCGGGAAGTACCTGGGCACGGTGCACTTCCAGCGGCTGCTGCGCGACCCGCCGTTCACGCTGGTCAGCTCGCTGGTCGACAGCGATCTGCCGCCGCTCGGGCCGGACACCCCGCTGCCGGCCGTGACCAGCTACTTCGCCGCGTACAACCTGGTGGCGGCGCCGGTCGTGGACGAGAGCGGATCGCTGCTCGGCGCGGTCACCGTCGACGACGTGCTCGACCACCTGCTGCCGGACGACTGGCGGGAGACGGAGTTCCACGAGGAGGGGGTGCGCGGTGGCTGA
- a CDS encoding helix-turn-helix domain-containing protein translates to MTHRTVGHPPGLPDHDPRARVDAPAPDCPVEIALAALRGRWTTLVVRELLGGERGYSELRRALPRLSDKVLSERLAQLAEAGVVTRVRRPGWPPTVRYALTPHGRRLGPVLQALWDWGAAAG, encoded by the coding sequence GTGACTCACCGAACGGTTGGCCACCCGCCGGGGCTCCCCGATCACGACCCCCGCGCCCGCGTCGACGCGCCCGCCCCGGACTGCCCGGTGGAGATCGCCCTCGCGGCCCTGCGCGGCCGCTGGACCACCCTCGTCGTCCGGGAGCTCCTCGGCGGCGAACGCGGCTACAGCGAGCTGCGGCGGGCGCTGCCGCGGCTCTCCGACAAGGTGCTGTCCGAACGGCTCGCCCAGCTCGCCGAGGCCGGCGTGGTGACGCGGGTGCGGCGACCGGGCTGGCCGCCGACCGTCCGGTACGCGCTCACGCCGCACGGCCGGCGGCTCGGTCCCGTGCTCCAGGCGCTGTGGGACTGGGGCGCGGCGGCCGGTTGA
- a CDS encoding MarC family protein: MFDLAVFGSLFVTLFVIMDPPGITPIFLALTSGRPAKVQRRMAWQAVAVAFGVIAVFGVLGQQILDYLHVSVPALMIAGGLLLLLIALDLLTGKTDEPKQTKDVNVALVPLGMPLLAGPGAIVSVILAVQHADSVSAQISVWTAIAAMHVVLWLAMRYSLGIIRVIKDGGVVLVTRLAGMMLSAIAVQQIINGVTQVIRGA, from the coding sequence GTGTTCGACCTCGCCGTCTTCGGCTCGCTCTTCGTCACCCTGTTCGTGATCATGGACCCGCCCGGGATCACGCCGATCTTCCTCGCGCTGACCTCCGGCCGCCCCGCCAAGGTCCAGCGCCGGATGGCCTGGCAGGCCGTCGCCGTCGCCTTCGGCGTCATCGCCGTCTTCGGTGTCCTGGGCCAGCAGATCCTCGACTACCTGCACGTCTCCGTCCCCGCCCTGATGATCGCGGGCGGTCTCCTGCTGCTGCTCATCGCGCTCGACCTGCTCACCGGCAAGACCGACGAGCCGAAGCAGACCAAGGACGTCAACGTCGCCCTCGTACCGCTCGGCATGCCGCTGCTCGCCGGGCCCGGCGCCATCGTCTCGGTCATCCTCGCCGTTCAGCACGCCGACAGCGTCTCCGCGCAGATCTCCGTCTGGACCGCCATCGCCGCCATGCACGTCGTGCTCTGGCTGGCCATGCGCTACTCGCTGGGGATCATCCGCGTCATCAAGGACGGCGGCGTCGTCCTCGTCACCCGGCTCGCCGGCATGATGCTCTCCGCGATCGCCGTGCAGCAGATCATCAACGGCGTCACCCAGGTCATCCGCGGCGCCTGA
- a CDS encoding PHP domain-containing protein, with amino-acid sequence MRIDLHSHSTASDGTDTPAELVRNAAAAGLDVVALTDHDTTRGHAEAIAAAPEGLTVVPGAELSCRLDGIGLHMLAYLFDPEEPALLAERELVRDDRVPRARAMVGRLQELGVPVTWEQVARIAGDGSVGRPHVAEALVELGVVPDVSGAFTPEWIADGGRAHVEKHELDPVRAIALVKAAGGVTVFAHPAAVKRGQVVPESAIAALAAAGLDGIEVDHMDHDEPARARLRGLAKELGLLVTGSSDYHGSRKTCRLGEYTTDPEIYGEITRRATGAFPVPGAGGVPA; translated from the coding sequence GTGCGCATCGACCTGCACAGCCACTCCACGGCCTCCGACGGCACCGACACCCCCGCCGAGCTGGTGCGGAACGCCGCCGCGGCCGGGCTCGACGTCGTCGCGCTCACCGACCACGACACCACCCGCGGGCACGCCGAGGCGATCGCCGCCGCGCCCGAGGGGCTGACCGTGGTCCCCGGCGCCGAGCTCTCCTGCCGTCTCGACGGCATCGGGCTGCACATGCTCGCCTACCTCTTCGACCCCGAGGAGCCGGCCCTGCTCGCCGAGCGCGAGCTGGTCCGCGACGACCGGGTGCCGCGCGCCCGGGCCATGGTCGGCCGGCTCCAGGAGCTGGGCGTGCCCGTCACCTGGGAGCAGGTCGCCCGGATCGCCGGCGACGGCTCCGTGGGCCGCCCGCACGTCGCCGAGGCACTGGTCGAGCTGGGTGTCGTCCCCGACGTCTCCGGCGCCTTCACCCCCGAGTGGATCGCCGACGGCGGCCGGGCCCACGTCGAGAAGCACGAGCTGGACCCGGTGCGAGCGATCGCCCTGGTCAAGGCGGCCGGCGGCGTCACCGTCTTCGCCCACCCGGCCGCCGTGAAGCGCGGCCAGGTCGTGCCCGAGTCCGCGATCGCCGCCCTCGCCGCGGCCGGACTCGACGGCATCGAGGTCGACCACATGGACCACGACGAGCCCGCCCGTGCGCGGCTGCGCGGGCTTGCGAAGGAGCTGGGCCTGCTGGTCACCGGCTCCAGCGACTACCACGGCAGCCGCAAGACCTGCCGCCTCGGCGAGTACACCACCGACCCCGAGATCTACGGCGAGATCACCCGCCGGGCCACCGGCGCGTTCCCCGTCCCCGGCGCCGGCGGAGTCCCGGCCTAG
- a CDS encoding YybH family protein, which produces MPGTPPPTPPAALPGTPPALRSARLPDDLPGLATRPEDVPAVFAARFNSGDPAALAEVYEEGAVLAAGPGGAPLAGPALHAANARLQALGIPIEVRPRTVYATGGLALLVVDWVIEGAGPDGRPVRVEGTATDVARRGGDGRWRYAIDNPFGTAPRELPEG; this is translated from the coding sequence ATGCCCGGAACTCCGCCCCCGACCCCGCCCGCGGCCCTGCCGGGGACCCCGCCCGCACTCCGGTCCGCGCGCCTGCCCGACGACCTGCCGGGGCTCGCGACCCGGCCCGAGGACGTGCCCGCCGTCTTCGCGGCCCGTTTCAACAGCGGCGACCCGGCGGCCCTCGCCGAGGTGTACGAGGAGGGCGCGGTGCTGGCCGCGGGCCCGGGCGGCGCCCCGCTCGCCGGGCCGGCGCTGCACGCGGCCAACGCGCGCCTGCAGGCGCTGGGCATCCCGATCGAGGTACGCCCGCGCACGGTGTACGCCACCGGCGGCCTGGCGCTGCTGGTCGTGGACTGGGTCATCGAGGGCGCCGGCCCGGACGGCCGGCCGGTGCGCGTCGAGGGCACCGCGACCGACGTCGCCCGACGGGGCGGGGACGGGCGGTGGCGCTACGCGATCGACAACCCCTTCGGGACGGCCCCGCGGGAACTGCCCGAGGGGTGA
- a CDS encoding alpha/beta hydrolase gives MSKPRSLSLPPRTRAHRLETVRGRFAVLDTAPVGEPRGSVLMLPGYTGSKEDFLALLGPLSEAGYRVVAVDGRGQNESHGPRGRAAYRRRALALDAVAQAVALRDGPVHLLGHSFGGLVARSAAVLAPRAFRSLTLLSSGPGRVARPQRVRIRALRAGHALLAKERVWRTTRWLDSRGEEPDEAVDSAEVVGFLRRRWMLTKVAQLSGAGRLLLRDPDGAAELAALALPVHLAYGSEEMVWPPAELAAVAARTGAHHTVVEGAGHSPNVSHPRELAERLTAFWERVDTAAPTEEPVLRVSTAP, from the coding sequence ATGAGCAAGCCGCGCTCCCTGTCGCTGCCGCCCCGCACCCGGGCCCACCGCCTGGAGACCGTGCGCGGCCGGTTCGCCGTCCTCGACACCGCCCCGGTCGGCGAGCCGCGGGGAAGCGTCCTGATGCTGCCCGGGTACACCGGCAGCAAGGAGGACTTCCTGGCGCTGCTCGGACCGCTGAGCGAGGCCGGGTACCGGGTCGTCGCCGTCGACGGCCGCGGGCAGAACGAGTCGCACGGCCCCCGGGGCCGCGCCGCCTACCGCCGCCGGGCCCTCGCACTGGACGCGGTCGCGCAGGCGGTGGCGCTGCGGGACGGGCCGGTGCATCTGCTCGGGCACTCCTTCGGCGGGCTCGTCGCCCGCTCGGCCGCGGTGCTCGCCCCCCGGGCGTTCCGCTCGCTGACCCTGCTCTCCTCCGGTCCCGGCCGGGTCGCCCGCCCCCAGCGGGTCCGGATCCGGGCGCTGCGGGCCGGGCACGCGCTGCTGGCGAAGGAGCGGGTGTGGCGGACCACGCGGTGGCTGGACAGCCGCGGCGAGGAGCCGGACGAGGCGGTCGACTCGGCCGAGGTGGTGGGCTTCCTGCGGCGCCGCTGGATGCTGACCAAGGTGGCCCAGCTGTCCGGCGCCGGCCGGCTGCTGCTGCGCGACCCGGACGGCGCGGCCGAGCTGGCGGCCCTGGCGCTGCCGGTGCACCTGGCGTACGGCTCCGAGGAGATGGTGTGGCCGCCGGCCGAGCTGGCGGCGGTCGCCGCCCGTACCGGCGCGCACCACACGGTGGTCGAGGGCGCCGGCCACTCCCCCAACGTCTCCCACCCGCGCGAGCTGGCGGAGCGCCTGACCGCCTTCTGGGAGCGGGTGGACACGGCGGCGCCGACGGAGGAGCCGGTCCTCAGGGTCAGTACTGCGCCCTGA
- a CDS encoding DUF1003 domain-containing protein produces MAERSQERDRERDREQPRLPRIRLDQPRMRRARLLPEYDPEAFGRLSERIARFLGTGRFIVWMTVIIIAWVVWNVFAPASLKFDEYPFIFLTLMLSLQASYAAPLILLAQNRQDDRDRVNLEQDRKQNERSIADTEYLTREIAALRMGLGEVATRDWIRSELQDLVKELEELGQERDLFPPDGERRSDVPDR; encoded by the coding sequence GTGGCTGAGCGGTCGCAGGAGCGGGACCGGGAGCGGGACCGGGAGCAGCCCCGGCTCCCCCGCATCCGGCTCGACCAGCCCCGGATGCGCCGCGCCCGGCTGCTGCCGGAGTACGACCCGGAGGCGTTCGGGCGCCTGTCGGAGCGGATCGCCCGGTTCCTGGGCACGGGCCGGTTCATCGTCTGGATGACGGTGATCATCATCGCCTGGGTGGTGTGGAACGTCTTCGCCCCGGCGTCGCTGAAGTTCGACGAGTACCCGTTCATCTTCCTGACCCTGATGCTCTCCCTCCAGGCGTCGTACGCGGCTCCGCTGATCCTGCTCGCGCAGAACCGGCAGGACGACCGGGACCGGGTCAACCTGGAGCAGGACCGCAAGCAGAACGAGCGCTCGATCGCGGACACCGAGTACCTGACCCGGGAGATCGCGGCCCTCCGGATGGGTCTGGGGGAGGTCGCCACCCGCGACTGGATCCGCTCCGAACTCCAGGACCTGGTGAAGGAGCTGGAGGAGCTCGGGCAGGAACGCGATCTATTCCCGCCGGACGGCGAGCGGCGGAGTGACGTACCCGACCGTTGA